A genome region from Leptodactylus fuscus isolate aLepFus1 chromosome 6, aLepFus1.hap2, whole genome shotgun sequence includes the following:
- the LOC142209985 gene encoding olfactory receptor 10AG1-like, giving the protein MHVFILAGFSEVLQIQYFLFAFFLCVFKTALLAHMFIILLYRLSPSLHTPMYFFLANFSFLEICYLTNIVPKMLINFLSHLKTITFYGCAIQMSFFLIEASAECYMLAAMAYDRYNAICHPLLYNNVMGKTVCIKLVCVCWIIGIPIGVLQTSLIFSLQFCDSNRINNFYCDIPPLMSLACNKTQFNEIIMLIITFIVVIGPFILTVISYTNIIWTILKHHPAGMRKKAFSTCTSHLIVVSLFFGSGTIMYLRPNSSHGMNEEKFLSLVYTIFAPLMNPFVYTLRNNDVKNAVKKIIGEIKIVFRIIREKL; this is encoded by the coding sequence ATGCATGTATTTATCCTTGCTGGATTTTCTGAGGTCCTTCAAATCCAATATTTCCTATTTGCGTTTTTTCTCTGTGTCTTTAAGACTGCACTACTGGCTCATATgtttattattctattatataGATTGAGTCCGAGTCTTCATACTCCTATGTATTTTTTCCTTGCCAATTTCTCATTTTTAGAAATTTGTTACTTGACAAATATAGTTCCCAAAATGTTAATAAACTTTCTCTCGCATCTCAAAACCATCACCTTCTATGGATGTGCTATACAAATGAGCTTCTTTCTGATAGAGGCCAGTGCAGAGTGCTACATGCTGGCAGCCATGGCGTATGATCGGTATAATGCGATATGTCATCCCTTGCTGTATAACAATGTTATGGGAAAGACGGTTTGTATCAAACTAGTCTGTGTTTGCTGGATTATTGGGATACCAATTGGTGTCCTACAAACCTCACTCATATTCTCACTGCAGTTCTGTGATTCCAATAGAATCAACAATTTTTACTGTGATATTCCACCATTAATGAGTCTGGCCTGCAATAAAACTCAATTCAATGAAATTATCATGCTTATAATAACTTTTATTGTGGTTATAGGGCCTTTTATACTGACAGTAATTTCATATACGAACATTATCTGGACAATTCTCAAGCACCATCCAGCAGGGATGAGGAAGAAAGCTTTCTCAACGTGCACCTCTCATCTGATAGTCGTATCTCTGTTCTTTGGGTCAGGCACTATTATGTACCTAAGGCCAAACTCAAGCCATGGCATGAATGAAGAAAAGTTTCTGTCcctagtatatactatttttgcaCCTTTGATGAACCCTTTCGTATATACTTTAAGAAATAATGATGTAAAAAATGCAGTTAAAAAGATAATAGGTGAAATTAAAATAGTATTTCGGATAATACGAGAAAAACTCTAA